The Hyalangium ruber genome includes the window GCGTCGCGCTGCACGAGCTCGGGGAACTCCCGGTCGACGTAGAAGTCCCAGTACTCCCCATAGCGCTCCTGCTTGCCGTGCTGGCCCAGGGGCGCGGTCAGGGGCTCGACGGCCGGGGGCGGGGGGGACGGCGGAGCCACGGGCTCGGCGGGGCCCATGCGATTGCGCTCCTCGTTGGCGAGGGACTCGGCGCGTTCGATGAGGTGCTGCACGGTGGGGACGCGCACCGCACGGCGCGCCACATCCTTGGCTACTTCGACAATCGTTTCACGCAGTGCCATTACGGATTCCAGGACAGGTGGCCACCCGGCGTGGCCAGAGAGGGCCGCGAAGATAGACCAGGGCTCCGAGGAGCGTCCACGCGATGGCGGAGACGCACCGCGGCATTACTGAGAGGGATTTTTCCAGTCACACAGTGGCCGCGTCGTCGACGCGCGCAGCACCCTCCAAGCGTCTTATCTGGGGGCTCGGACCATGCGCCAGCAGCGGTGGATCTCCTTGCGCTGGAAGTCCTCGGGGATGGAGGCGGGGGTCAGCTCTTCCACGGCCAGGTCCCGCGCGGCGGACGGGTTGAGCGTGAAGCCCTGGAAGTTGTTCGAGAAGTAGAGGACGCCCCCGGGAGCGAGCACGGCACGGATGGCGGCCAGCAGGCGAGGGTGGTCTCGCTGGACGTTGAAGCTGCCGCTCATGCGCTTGGAGGTGGAGAAGGACGGAGGGTCGCAGACGATGAGCTCGTAGCGGTCCGGCTCGTCCGCCTGGGCCTCCAGCCAGGGCAGCACGTCGGCGCGGACGAGGCTGTGGCGCGCGTCCGCCAGCCCATTGAGGGCGAGGTTCTCCTCGGCCCAATCGAGGTACGTGTTGGACAGGTCCACGGTCACCGTGCGCGCCGCGCCGCCCGCGGCGGCGTAGACAGTGAAGGCGCCCGTGTACGCGAAGAGGTTGAGGAAGCGCTTGCCCTGGGCCTCCTCGCGGACGCGCGCGCGGGTGAGTCGGTGGTCCATGAAGAGGCCGGTGTCGAGGTAGTCCCCGAGGTTCACCCAGAACTTCAGGCCCTGCTCCTCCACCACGAGGCGCTCGCTGTCGTGCCCCACGCGCTCGTACTGTTTGCGGCCCCAGGGCTGGGGCGTGTGCGTCTTGACGTAGATGTGCTCGGGGGAAACCTCCAGCACCTCCGCCACCGAGGCGAGCACCTCCTCGCGCTGGCCCTCCACGGTGCCGCTCTGCAGGGCCCGGCGGCGGGGGTATTCCACGAGGTGGACCCGCTCGCCATAGATGTCCACGGCATAGGGGTACTCGGGGATGTCCCGGTCATAGATGCGAAAGCAGGTGAGGCCACGCGCGCGCGCCCACTTGCGAAAGTGCCGGGCGTTCTTGCGCAGCCGATTCTCGAACATACCTGCTGGATTCTCAGGGGGGTGCTTACCCTGTGGAGTAGCCATGCCCAAACGTCCCTCTGCCCAGGAAACCGCTGCCCCCCTCATTCCCCAATCCCCCACGTTGGACAAGCTTCGTGAAGCGGCCGCGGGCTGCCGGGCGTGCCCACTGTGGAAGACCGGAACCCAGACCGTCTTCGGCGAGCGGGAGGGGCGCCCCCAAGCGGGTCCCCGCGTCATGTTCGTCGGGGAGCAGCCGGGCGACCAGGAGGACAAGGCCGGCAAGCCCTTCGTGGGCCCGTCCGGACGGCTGCTCAATGAGGCGCTGGAGACGGTCGGCATCGACCGGCGGCAGGTCTACGTCACCAACACGGTGAAGCACTTCAAGTGGGAGGCGCACGGCAAGCGGCGCCTGCACGCCAAGCCGAGCTACGGAGAGATTCGCGCCTGCAAGCCGTGGCTGGAGGCGGAGATCCGCGTCTTCCGACCGGACGTCATCGTCTGCCTGGGCGCCACGGCGGCGCAGGCGCTGCTGGGCAAGGACTTCCGGGTGACGCGCCAGCGCGGGCAGCCCCTGCCGTCCGAGTACGCACGCGTGGTGGTAGCCACCGTTCACCCGTCGTCCATCCTCCGGGCGCCCAGTGCCGAGGATCGACGCCAGCAACTCGCGGCGTTCATCCAAGACCTGAATGGGGTGGCCCGGGTGCTCCGCGACCTGGACGCAAGGGAGGGGGTATCCGCGCACCCCTGAGGTAATAAATCCGGCGCTCGGCGTCTGGGATTGGCACGAGAGCGCTCATGCCAAGCCTGGGGTCGTCGTTGTCCTCCTTTCTGTTTGAAAAGTCCCTCCCGCTCGAGGTGGCCCATATAAGAGGGTGGAAACCGAAGGTACCTCCACACCCCATGAGCAACGATAAGAGCGGACACGGGGCGGGGGAGTTCGCCACGAAGCGCAGGAAGTGGCTCCTCCTCCAGGCGCGCAATGTGTGCCGCAACGAGAGTGACGCGGAGGACCTCGTGCAGGAGTCCCTCCTGCGCTTCATCCAGGTCTTCGGGAAGATGAATGCGCTCCCCGAGGACCGGATCTGTGAGTCGTGGCTGGTCACCACCCTCAACAATCTCTTCTTCGACCAGTGTCGGAGGAGGAAGGTGCAAGCCAACGGTGCGAAGGACCCCACCTTGAGCGACGAGGCGCTGGTGGTGCAGGAACCCGCCGCGCAGCCGGTGTACGACGCGGTCACCGACGAGCAGTTCGCCAAGGCTCTCCAGGCGCTGAGCCCGAAGATTCGAGCCACCTTCGAGCTGCATGCGGCCGGAAAGAAGTACCAAGACATCTCGCGTTCTTTGGACATCCCCATCGGAACCGTCGCCAAGCGGCTGCATGACGCCCGCGCGAAGCTGCGGGAGCTCCTTGGGCGCAGCACCACCCCGGGAGTGCACTGATGACCCGTCCCTGCGACCAGGTCGAGCTCTTCGTAGACGGTGAGCTTCCCCTCGAAGAGGCCGATGCCTTCCGGTTCCACCTCCCGGATTGCCCCCGGTGTCAGCGTGAGATGTCCAACCTCATGCAGCTTCGGTTGTTGGGGAATCGCTATGTCGAGCGGGAGGGCACGCGTGAAGTCGACGCGGTTCCGCGCCCTCCGGTCCGTGCGCGATGGATGCGCCCGCTGCTGATGGCGTCGGCTTCCCTCGCCGCCGCGCTGGTGGTGCTCGTCGCGGTGCGCCAGGGTTCCAAACCCTCCTTCGAGAGCGACGTCTGGCTGCTGGAGCGCCCCCGGCTGTTGGAGGCGCGCGTCAGCTACCGCGATGCCGACCGCTACCGGTCCATGGAATCGAGGAGCATGGGGAGCAAGGGAGCCTCGGCGAGACTTCCCCATGGGGACCTGGGCATCCTCGAAGAGAGGGACCCGCGGGGGTTGGTGGCGGCCTACCTGGTTCGCGGCGAGCCAGGGCTGGTGGAGCTGGCGCTCCAGGAGCTCGATAAGCTGGACGAGGCTCCGGAACCGCGAGACTCGTCGGACCTGGCCAGCGATCGCGCGGTGGCGATGTGGCTCAAGGGCAACCACGAGGAGGCGCTGAGGCTGCTGGATGCCGCGCTGGAGAAGAACCCGCGCCACGCCCAGGCGCTGTGGAACCGGGGACTGGTGCTGCGCGACCTGCACCTGCCGTTGCTGGCGGCTCAGGCCTTCTCCGAGGTGGCCGCGTTGAATGAGGAGGGCTGGTCCGGAGAGGCGGCGAAGAATGCCCAGGACCTCCGGGAGGAGCAGACGAAGCGGTACACGCGGTGGAATGAGGGAGTCGAGGCCGGCAAGGCCCTCGTGAACGAGGCACCGGACAGCCTCCCAACGGGCTTCGGCCAGAGCCCGGATACGCGTCGCTTCTTCTATGATGCCGTCCGGTCCGCCCCCAACCGGGAGCGGGTGCTCGCGCTGCTTCCTCTCGCGCAGGTACTCGATGAGCGGGCGGGGGGCAGCGTGCTCGAAGGTTACGTGCGCCGGGTCGCGGAGGCGGACTTCTCGCGGCGCGGCCCGCTCGCTCAGGACTACGCGGCCCTGGTTCAAGGGCATCTCAAGGGGGAGGCCAGGGAGCGCTTCCTCTCGAAGCTCCTGGAATCGAAGGAGGACGACATCCTTCTGGGGGCGTTCTTCGACCAGGGGACCGCCGCCCACCACCTGAAGCGCCACGAGGCCATCGTCGCCGCCAACCCGGATCCCTGGTTCCATCTGCTCCTGGCGCATGCGCGCGCGAAGCTTGATCGGGCTCAAGGGCGCTGGACGAACGCGACCCAGGTGCTCCTCGACGCGCGCGACCGGTGTCCGAAGCCTGGGCTCGAGTACCCCTGCATCTACACCAAGCTCGACCTGTCCAGCCTCTACATCCGGCTGAACCAGTTCGAGATCGCGCGCACGCACGTCGAGGACGGCTTGAAGGAAGCCCGCGGGAGCAACGCGTGGAAGATGGAGTCGAGCCTGCTGTGGAACCTGGCGCAGATCGCCCGCGTCCGAGGCGAGGACTCCCTGGCACGCGCCTACCTCAAGGAATTCCTCGAGAGGGAACTCCTCAAGGGCGCTCAGAAGGACGCCGACACGTTGCGCCGCGTCCACCAGGAA containing:
- a CDS encoding class I SAM-dependent methyltransferase: MATPQGKHPPENPAGMFENRLRKNARHFRKWARARGLTCFRIYDRDIPEYPYAVDIYGERVHLVEYPRRRALQSGTVEGQREEVLASVAEVLEVSPEHIYVKTHTPQPWGRKQYERVGHDSERLVVEEQGLKFWVNLGDYLDTGLFMDHRLTRARVREEAQGKRFLNLFAYTGAFTVYAAAGGAARTVTVDLSNTYLDWAEENLALNGLADARHSLVRADVLPWLEAQADEPDRYELIVCDPPSFSTSKRMSGSFNVQRDHPRLLAAIRAVLAPGGVLYFSNNFQGFTLNPSAARDLAVEELTPASIPEDFQRKEIHRCWRMVRAPR
- a CDS encoding UdgX family uracil-DNA binding protein (This protein belongs to the uracil DNA glycosylase superfamily, members of which act in excision repair of DNA. However, it belongs more specifically to UdgX branch, whose founding member was found to bind uracil in DNA (where it does not belong), without cleaving it, appears to promote DNA repair by a pathway involving RecA, rather than base excision.) — protein: MPKRPSAQETAAPLIPQSPTLDKLREAAAGCRACPLWKTGTQTVFGEREGRPQAGPRVMFVGEQPGDQEDKAGKPFVGPSGRLLNEALETVGIDRRQVYVTNTVKHFKWEAHGKRRLHAKPSYGEIRACKPWLEAEIRVFRPDVIVCLGATAAQALLGKDFRVTRQRGQPLPSEYARVVVATVHPSSILRAPSAEDRRQQLAAFIQDLNGVARVLRDLDAREGVSAHP
- a CDS encoding RNA polymerase sigma factor is translated as MSNDKSGHGAGEFATKRRKWLLLQARNVCRNESDAEDLVQESLLRFIQVFGKMNALPEDRICESWLVTTLNNLFFDQCRRRKVQANGAKDPTLSDEALVVQEPAAQPVYDAVTDEQFAKALQALSPKIRATFELHAAGKKYQDISRSLDIPIGTVAKRLHDARAKLRELLGRSTTPGVH
- a CDS encoding CHAT domain-containing protein gives rise to the protein MTRPCDQVELFVDGELPLEEADAFRFHLPDCPRCQREMSNLMQLRLLGNRYVEREGTREVDAVPRPPVRARWMRPLLMASASLAAALVVLVAVRQGSKPSFESDVWLLERPRLLEARVSYRDADRYRSMESRSMGSKGASARLPHGDLGILEERDPRGLVAAYLVRGEPGLVELALQELDKLDEAPEPRDSSDLASDRAVAMWLKGNHEEALRLLDAALEKNPRHAQALWNRGLVLRDLHLPLLAAQAFSEVAALNEEGWSGEAAKNAQDLREEQTKRYTRWNEGVEAGKALVNEAPDSLPTGFGQSPDTRRFFYDAVRSAPNRERVLALLPLAQVLDERAGGSVLEGYVRRVAEADFSRRGPLAQDYAALVQGHLKGEARERFLSKLLESKEDDILLGAFFDQGTAAHHLKRHEAIVAANPDPWFHLLLAHARAKLDRAQGRWTNATQVLLDARDRCPKPGLEYPCIYTKLDLSSLYIRLNQFEIARTHVEDGLKEARGSNAWKMESSLLWNLAQIARVRGEDSLARAYLKEFLERELLKGAQKDADTLRRVHQELAAIAIRQLRVDEARREIDAAIDAASAVGETLSLPGSFDLADISRRKPAANDEQHLTKAVEKLQKGLSPGERLVAKHVLGRFYIERDVEKGSSLLRDLIQEAEAPQLREDGAARRARAYSFTSLLHEAGKRNAFEEALKLFAQEWGGELPRQCLLAVTADSGRLLLVARGVDGALEGRHQELGKPLPVRLDKTVPEELKGLLRACPQVQVLARPPIHGRAGLLPPEMAWSYLTRTPAPRPQRTGPAIHLVVSNVELPRDVPFKRLNPWRPTFGPNEQRRELSGAEATPSRVLEAMRDATEIDLVAHGTINESTNASYLLLASEPDGPELGVAEVRAASLQGSPFVVLAACHAAHTASSFDSPFSLPAAFIEAGARGVLASTVEIPDQEAEKFFNAVRERMRSGTSPVQALREERLKWLSAGQGTQWLDSVLLFE